Within the Candidatus Binatus sp. genome, the region CAGGTGCCTACATCGCCTACAACCTGCTGCGCGACCTGCTTGGCTTTTTCAAAATCAATTTTGGACGCCATGATGAACTTCTCCTTGAAGAATGAATGTTCGATGTATGCGTTCGCGGGGCGAGAGCACTCATCTGCGGTATGCGGCCAGCGGCGGCGGACCAAGTTCCAGCCGTGAGGCCGACAACGCCTCGCTCAATTTCAGAATGGTTCGCACCAGCTCCCGCAGTTGCATACAGGCTTTCGCGGTGGGCTCCCCGTTTGCAAAATCTTCGGCCGATAGATACACGCTGGTGGGGGCGAGTATCGCGCCGAACCATGCGAGAACGTCGCGCAGATGCCAATCGACGCCGAGGTAATGGTGATGTGTCGCGCCGATCGCCACCACTCCGCACGGCTTTCCTGCGAGCGCTTCGACCGGAAGATGGTCGAGCAGATTCTTTAGCGCGCCGGTAAACGAGCCGCGATAGACAGG harbors:
- a CDS encoding NADPH-dependent FMN reductase; the encoded protein is MAKLVAVLGSVTPPGRSLKAMEWAVRCVSEEVPGTEAQLLDLANYKIAFADGRPPEQLGDDTAAVVRAITDADAVLLASPVYRGSFTGALKNLLDHLPVEALAGKPCGVVAIGATHHHYLGVDWHLRDVLAWFGAILAPTSVYLSAEDFANGEPTAKACMQLRELVRTILKLSEALSASRLELGPPPLAAYRR